The genomic stretch TTGTGCCACCAGCAGCAGAGTCTTCAGAATTGCCATTTCGTTTCTCTCAATAATATGTTGCAGTCGCACATCGGTGACATTGCGACTCGATCCGTCGTTTATGCGCGACCGATCGCCAGGAAATCTTCGGCCTTCAGGGAGGCGCCGCCGATCAGGCCACCATCGATGTCCGCCATAGCAAACAGTTCGCCGGCATTGTCCGGCTTGACGCTTCCGCCATACAGAATTACCAAGCGCTGCGCCACACCCGCATCACGGGCAGCGACGCGCGCTCGAAGGAACGCATGCACAGCCTGCGCCTGCTCGCTGGATGCGGTTTTGCCTGTGCCGATCGCCCAGACCGGCTCATAAGCCACAACAATACGACCCAGTTGCTCCGCCGACAGCGCTTCCAGTACCGCATCCAGTTGCTGGCCCACCACCTGCTCGGTCTCACCGGCTTCGCGCTGCGCAAGCGTTTCGCCCACACAGACGATCGGTGTGATGCCGTGTTCGAGCGCGCGCAGGGCCTTGGCCGCCACTTGCGCGTCGGTTTCACCGTGGTACGACCGACGCTCGGAGTGCCCAACGATCACGTAGCCGCAACCGAATTCCGACAACATCGACGCCGCCACTTCGCCCGTAAAGGCGCCGCGCGCTTCAGCCGAAACATCCTGGGCGCCCCATGCCACCGCAGAACCGGCGAGCAGCGACTGGCACTGCGCCAGGTACGGAAACGGCGCACATACCGCCAGCGTGGCGGCGGTTTTGCCTGCGGCCTTGATCTGCTCAAGCAGCGCGGCGTTCGTGCTCAGGCTGCCATGCAGCTTCCAGTTCCCCACCACCAGCTTCGGTCTTGCGTTCACGTTTTGCCCGGTCGACTGTCAAATAAACCCGGCATTCTACCGTGGCGGCAAAAACAGGGTCAATTTTGACGTCTTGGAATCAATCCCAAACCAACATGATCTTGCCGATATGGGCGCTCGATTCCATCAGCGCGTGGGCCTGGGCCGCCTGCGCGGCCGGCATGACCTCATGGACGACCGGCTTGATGCGCCCAGAAGCCAGCAACGGCCAGACCGTTTCATACAGGTTGGCCGCGATGGCCGCCTTGAACGCGACCGGACGCGGGCGCAGTGTCGAACCCGTCAGCGTAAGGCGGCGGCGCAGGATGTCACCCAGCGGCACCTCGGCTTTGGCGCCGCCCAGCAATGCAATCAATACGATGCGACCGTCGTCAGCAGTGCAGTCAATTTCGCGCGCGACATAGCTGCCGCCGACCATGTCGAGCACCACGTCGGCGCCACGGCCCGTCTCAGCCTTGACGATCTCGACAAAATCTTCGGTCTTGTAATTGATGGCGCGCGCAGCACCGAGTTTGACGCACGCGTCGCACTTGTCGGCGCTACCTGCCGTCGCAAAAACACGGTGACCCAATGCGGACGCGATCTGAATGGCCGTCGTTCCGATGCCACTGGAGCCACCTTGCACGAGCAGCGTCTCATCGGCACCGTGTGCGCCGCGCCCCAGCAAGCCGCGGTCGAATACGTTCGACCACACGGTGAAATAGTTCTCGGGCAACGCAGCGGCTTCCACATCGGACAAACCGGCCGGCACGGGCAGCACCTGGCCCAGCGGTGCCGTGCAGAACTCCGCGTAGCCCCCACCCTGCACCAGCGCGCAGACGCGATCGCCCACCTTCAAGCCGTAGCGGTTGTCAGCATGCGCCAGATCACCACTGACAATTTCGCCAGCGACTTCCAGTCCGGGAATGTCGGACGCACCGGGCGGCACCGGATAATTGCCTGTCCGCTGAAACACATCCGGCCGGTTCACGCCGGCAGCGCGCACACGGATCAACACCTCACCAGCCTTGGTTTCCGGCATCGGGCGCTCGCCGAGCTGCAGGACGTCAGGGCCACCGTATTGGGTGATTTCAATCGCTTTCATGGGAATCGGATCAATGAGGTTTACGACGCGACGCTCGAGTTACGAGACGCTACGCTTGGGCTCGACAAAATGTTGCGGAATGCCACGCGTGGTTTCGCGCATGATTTCCTGTTTGCCGTGGACGATGCCGTCGGCGATCTTCCCGATATGCAACTTCAGCCACATCTCCGTCGGGGAGCCCGCGCGATAGTCCGCCGGGCCGAGCATGTCGACGCGATCATCGGCACGCAAGTTGTCGGCCTGCTCGAACGAACGCGGGCTTTCAGGGTTGTAGACCGCATAGGTACGGCCGCCGCCCTTGCGGGCGACCGAAAACGCCGGAATGTCGCTCGGCCCATCGGCCACGTAGATCATGTTTGCGAACGGCACGCGGCGCTCGTCTTCGGCAATCGAGGAGTTGACACTTACGGCTTCGGGGTGCTTGTTGACGCCCTTGTTGATCTCAAATAGCGCCCGCGTCTTGGTCGTGTTGTCAATCGCATAGATGATTTCCGAGACGACCGGCCGACCATCCGCGTTCATGTCGGGCGCCTCCAGGAATTCGCAGCCCCACACGCCATCGATGTATGGGGCAATGGGTGAGCCCTTGATCATCTCCGTCAGGCCGGTGCTGACAATGTAGTGCTCAAGCTTGATGTCGAACGCTTGGTAGGCCCCGTTGTCGCGCACCCACGCCTTGCTGCGCTCGAAAAAATCCGCTACGCCGGGAAAGAATTCAAGTTCGGCGCCCAGCTCACGCAGCGTAGCGTTGTCGAGACCGCCCATGCGGCCGTCGCGCACATGGCGCAGCAGCACATTGAGATAAAACGTTTCGTGGTTGACCTTCTGGCCACGCGATTCGATTTCGCGCGACCCCTCTGCCACTTCATCCCAGAAGGCTTGCTCGGAGATGTTGAAGCGGTCGAACAGCGGCACTTGCATGTAGCGCGGGATCAGCGTCTTGTCGAAGTCCCAGACGATGGCGATGCGGTTTTGCTCGAACAGGCGGCTCATGATGGGGCGCAAAGGCGCAACGGGAAGAACTCGCGACGCAGTGTAAACAAAAAAACGGCTGGACATCGTCCAGCCGTTTTTCTTGGCGAAAACCGCTCGCTTATTGCTGTTGTTGCTGCTGTTGCGAGGCGGCGTCGCCAGCACCCGGTGCTTGCGGTGCAGCGGCCGGCACGTCGCCTTCTTCGGCCTTGGCGGCCTTGATCGACAGACGCATACGGCCCTTCTCGTCAGTGCTCAGCAGCTTCACGCGCACAGCCTGACCTTCCTTCACATAGTCGGAAACCTGGTTCACGCGCTCGTTGGCGATCTCCGAGATATGCAGCAGACCGTCCTTGCCCGGCAGGATGTTCACGATCGCGCCAAAGTCCAGCAGCTTGAGAACCGTGCCGCTGTAGATCTTGCCCACTTCGGCTTCGGCCGTGATGCCTTCGATGCGACGCTTGGCTTCTGCCATGCCTTCCGAGGACGTCGACGCAATGGTGATCGTGCCGTCTTCCTGGATGTCGATCGTGCAGCCGGTTTCCTTGGTCAGCGCCTGGATGGTCGAACCGCCCTTGCCGATCACGTCGCGGATCTTCTCCGGATTGATCTTGACCGTGATCATGCGCGGAGCGTGTTCCGACAGCTCGGTACGTGCGCCGCCCATGGCAGCCTGCATCTTGCCCAGGATGTGCAGACGGCCTTCCTTGGCTTGCGCCAGCGCCACCTGCATGATTTCCTTGGTGATGCCCTGCACCTTGATGTCCATCTGCAGTGCGGTGATACCAGCGTCGGTACCCGCGACCTTGAAGTCCATGTCGCCCAGGTGATCTTCGTCACCCAGAATGTCGGTCAGCACGGCGAACTTGTTGTCTTCCAGGATCAGGCCCATGGCCACGCCGGCCACGTGCGCCTTGAGGGGCACGCCAGCATCCATCAGTGCCAGCGAACCGCCACACACCGAAGCCATCGACGACGAGCCGTTCGACTCGGTGATTTCCGACACCAGACGGATCGTGTAAGCGAATTCGTCGTCCTTCGGCAGCACCGGAATCAGAGCGCGCTTGGCCAGACGGCCGTGGCCGACTTCGCGGCGCTTCGGGCTGCCCACGCGACCGGTTTCGCCCGTGGCGAACGGCGGCATGTTGTAGTGGAGCATGAAGCGATCACGGTACTCGCCTTGCAGCGCGTCGATGATCTGCTCGTCGCTCTTGGTGCCGAGCGTGGCCACCACCAGCGCTTGCGTTTCACCACGCGTGAACAGGGCCGAGCCGTGCGCACGCGGCAGCACCGACGAACGGATCTCGATCGGGCGCACCGTGCGGGTGTCGCGACCGTCGATACGCGGTTCGCCGTTCAGGATCTGGCCGCGCACG from Ralstonia pickettii encodes the following:
- the tpiA gene encoding triose-phosphate isomerase: MNARPKLVVGNWKLHGSLSTNAALLEQIKAAGKTAATLAVCAPFPYLAQCQSLLAGSAVAWGAQDVSAEARGAFTGEVAASMLSEFGCGYVIVGHSERRSYHGETDAQVAAKALRALEHGITPIVCVGETLAQREAGETEQVVGQQLDAVLEALSAEQLGRIVVAYEPVWAIGTGKTASSEQAQAVHAFLRARVAARDAGVAQRLVILYGGSVKPDNAGELFAMADIDGGLIGGASLKAEDFLAIGRA
- a CDS encoding NAD(P)H-quinone oxidoreductase, whose translation is MKAIEITQYGGPDVLQLGERPMPETKAGEVLIRVRAAGVNRPDVFQRTGNYPVPPGASDIPGLEVAGEIVSGDLAHADNRYGLKVGDRVCALVQGGGYAEFCTAPLGQVLPVPAGLSDVEAAALPENYFTVWSNVFDRGLLGRGAHGADETLLVQGGSSGIGTTAIQIASALGHRVFATAGSADKCDACVKLGAARAINYKTEDFVEIVKAETGRGADVVLDMVGGSYVAREIDCTADDGRIVLIALLGGAKAEVPLGDILRRRLTLTGSTLRPRPVAFKAAIAANLYETVWPLLASGRIKPVVHEVMPAAQAAQAHALMESSAHIGKIMLVWD
- a CDS encoding HAD family hydrolase — encoded protein: MSRLFEQNRIAIVWDFDKTLIPRYMQVPLFDRFNISEQAFWDEVAEGSREIESRGQKVNHETFYLNVLLRHVRDGRMGGLDNATLRELGAELEFFPGVADFFERSKAWVRDNGAYQAFDIKLEHYIVSTGLTEMIKGSPIAPYIDGVWGCEFLEAPDMNADGRPVVSEIIYAIDNTTKTRALFEINKGVNKHPEAVSVNSSIAEDERRVPFANMIYVADGPSDIPAFSVARKGGGRTYAVYNPESPRSFEQADNLRADDRVDMLGPADYRAGSPTEMWLKLHIGKIADGIVHGKQEIMRETTRGIPQHFVEPKRSVS
- the pnp gene encoding polyribonucleotide nucleotidyltransferase produces the protein MTMFNKVVKEFQWGGHKVRMETGEIARQASGAVLLDMDDTVVLATVVGAKNPKPGQDFFPLTVDYLEKTYAAGKIPGGFFKREGRPSENETLTSRLIDRPLRPLFPEGFYNEVQVVIHVLSMNPEVPADIPALVAASAALAVSGLPFNGPVGAARVGYKDGQYLLNPNRAQLAHSDLDLVVAGTERAVLMVESEAQQLSEEVMLGAVVYGHEQMQIAINAIHELVRDGGKPEWDWQAAPKNEALVAKVSELGLADLQAAYQLRQKSARSQKLKEVYKSVATKLAEAGVEADGVEVDNILFELESKIVRGQILNGEPRIDGRDTRTVRPIEIRSSVLPRAHGSALFTRGETQALVVATLGTKSDEQIIDALQGEYRDRFMLHYNMPPFATGETGRVGSPKRREVGHGRLAKRALIPVLPKDDEFAYTIRLVSEITESNGSSSMASVCGGSLALMDAGVPLKAHVAGVAMGLILEDNKFAVLTDILGDEDHLGDMDFKVAGTDAGITALQMDIKVQGITKEIMQVALAQAKEGRLHILGKMQAAMGGARTELSEHAPRMITVKINPEKIRDVIGKGGSTIQALTKETGCTIDIQEDGTITIASTSSEGMAEAKRRIEGITAEAEVGKIYSGTVLKLLDFGAIVNILPGKDGLLHISEIANERVNQVSDYVKEGQAVRVKLLSTDEKGRMRLSIKAAKAEEGDVPAAAPQAPGAGDAASQQQQQQQ